GCCCAGGATCATCCGGTTGGTCCAATTGGCGTGGTGCTGATAGAACTCGGTCGCCGCCTCCTTGTCGGGCAGGCCGTTGAAATCGGCAAACAGATCGACGGTCGCCCCGACCATTTCCTTGGCCCGAGCCCTGGACTCGCGCTTCAAATCGTCGATCAGAACCTTGGGGTGGATCTTTTCCTGGATATAAAGCGGCGGGGCCTGAACGATCAGTTCCGACCAATCCCGCTCGTCCTTGCCCCGCCAGACCAATTGCGGGTCGAGATCGCGGTTGCGGCGGTCATAGGCGACGCGAATGGGGGATTTCACCTCTTCTTGCATCACCGACTGCAATTCGGCGGTGGGGATGTTGACCCGCTTCGCATCCTTGTGGGTCAGCGTCTCGACACCGATTTCCTTGGCCATACCCGAAGTCTCCCTTACGCCGCTTGGTCGGCGACGACCGACGCGATCAATTCGTTGAACTTGGCTTCGATCTCATAGACCGCCGTGAACTCGGCAAAGGCCCAACGGCCGAACTTGCCCAGGTTGTTGACCCCCGGCACCCAATAGGCATGCATGGTGTTGGCCTTGTCCTTGGCATCTTCGCCGCGAAAACCCTTGATCTCGACGATCAGGTTCAGCGGATCGGTCCGCCCGTCGTTAACCTGGACGATGAAGTCGGGCAGATATCTCCGGGGGATGGACCCGAACAGGTAGGGCACTTCGAAGCCAAGACCGTGGTTCTTCACATAGGCCCGAACCAAGGGATGCCTTTCGGCGACACGGCAGAATTCCGCTTCCCAATCGCTGTCGCAGACGATCCAATTGATGGGGCACCGACCGGCATCGGTCTTCCACCGCAGGGGCTTGGACGTTGTAAAATTCACGGTGGCGGTGGTGCCGGTGGGGTTGTAGGCATCCAAAATCGCCTTGACCGGATGGTACCCGACCAGCGACAGGGTGATAGCCGCCTTGATTCGTTCAGCGGCCATGTCGGCAATGCCTTGATAAACCAATTGGGCGGGAAAGGTGCCGCCAGAGCAGCGAAGATAGCCGTCGTCAAGCCATTGCCGGGTGATCCGCTTGAGTTCCCCAAACAGGTGCAGTTTCGGCTCGTCGCCTGGATCGCGGAATTTCGAATAGAGCAAATGCTTGGTCAGATGGAACAAGATCGTTGACTGACGCATGTTATTGAGATGCCCGATGGTTAAATCGACATCCTGGCCAATGATCCCCTGGTTCGTGGTGATCGATGGGCCAACCAAATCCGGCGTCAGGTCCAAAACCGAGTCTTGCGTAAAGGTGGCAACCAGCCGTTCATCGGGCAGTTCGACCCGATAGCCTTCGACACGCGGGAAGGTGATTTCCAGGGCATCCCGATCGGGCCGCACCGCCTGAACCCGAACCGTTTCGCGGGGCTTGACCGGAGGAGCAACCACGGGCTTGGCGTTGAAGTCGAAGGGCACCCCCAGGACATCGGCATATTCGACATTGAACAGCCCGGTTTCCTCGTTCAGTTCGTAATTCTGACGACGCAGGGCGCGACCGATGACCTGTTCGCAGAGAAGTTGGGTGCCGAAGGCCCGCACGCCCAGGACATGGGTTACGGTGTTGGTGTCCCAGCCCTCGGTCAGCATGGATACCGAGACGACGCAGCGGACCTGCTCGCCCAGTTTTCCCTTCTTGCCGACCGTGTTCATCACCTCGCGAAGCAAATCCTGATCGGTGATGTTCTCGGCCCGTTTGATATCACCGGTTCGTTGCCTGATGTCGCGGCGGAACCGCTCTATTTCGTCGGCGGCGGACGCGCGGAACTCCTTATCCAGGGCATCGCCGGATTCCAACTGCTCGCTGTCGATCAGCAGGGTACGGGGGGTGGGCAAGTGGTTGCCATGGTCGTCGTAGTTCCGGAACAGAGCAAGCCGGCCATTTTCTAGGAACGATGCCCCTTCCTGTCCCCCCGGTCGATAAAAGCCAGAGATGAAGTCGTAGACCAGCTTCGATGTGGATGTGTTATTGCACACCACGATGAAAACGGGTGGAACCTCGACTCTTTCTTGCTGCCACAGATCATAGGTTTTTTCGTAGTGACCATAGAGGGCGTAAAGGGCGGTTTGAAGTTCGGCCGGCAGGCTTAAGGGATCAAGAAACTTGCCGCCGCTGCGACCGGCCTTGGGCATCTTCTTGCCGATATGATCCCAAAGATTACGGAACACCAGGGTATCGCCCGGGGCATTCTGGGCCACCGGCACCCTGGGCAATTTGACGATGCCGCACTCGATGGCGTCCATCAGCGAGAAATCGCTGACCGTCCACGGGAACAAGGTGCCTTCGGCATAGCCCGAACCGCGAAGGAAGAAGGGCGTGGCCGACAGATCGAAGATCGCACGAAGCCCGAGCGTGCGCTTCACCATTTCCAGTCCGGAAATCCACATCCGCGCCGCTTCGTTGTTCTTCTTGGCCTCTTCCTTGTCTTCGCCCTTCAAGTCGTCGAGGTCATCGTTCTGCGGCTTTTCCCGATAGCAGTGGTGTGCCTCGTCGTTCAGCACCACGATGTTCTTCAAGCCCATCAGGTCAGGCATCACCCGCTGGATCATCTGGCCTTCGGTTTCCAACGTGTTCAGCTCCGGCCCCCGGCCCCTGAGCAGCGCCCGTCCGACCTTGGATATCTCCAAGCGTTCCCGAAGCTTGAAAGCGTGGTAATTGGTGATGACGATCTTGGCCCGTTCGGTGTCGGCCAACATATCGGCGGGGACGAGCTCGCGATTGCGATAATAGGATTCGGGATCGTTGGGCAACAGGACCCGCAGGCGATCGCGGATGGTGATGCCGGGGGCGACCAGCAGGAATCCGCGTGAAAAGGTCTTGCTGTTGGGATGGCGAACAGCATTGACGGTCTGCCATGCGATCAGCATCGCCATGACCGTCGTCTTGCCCGCCCCCGTCGCCAGCTTCAGGGCCAGACGAAGCAACTCGGGATTAGCCTGCTCGTTGGCACCCTTGATGTGATCCCAGAACCGCTCCCCCTTCTTGCCCAGTTTCGGGGCGACCTCGGTCAACCAAATGGCGGTTTCAACGGCTTCTACTTGGCAGAAAAAGGGGCGGACGCCGTGAAACGTGTGATGCCGCCAGTGCTGGAGCAGGCGGGCGGTTTCCGGCGTCACCAACCAATCGCTGGGATTGGGCAAGCTCCGCCAGGATCCGACATGCTGCCTGATCTCGTTGATGATCGGGGTCGGGTTGTATTCCTGCTCGGCGGTCGATAGCCCGTCACCACTGTCAAAGACGAAACCGCTCTGTTCTTTGGGGGTCTTGGGTTTCTTTCGCTTCTTCGGCTTGGGAACCGGGGTGATCAGATCGGAGCGGCGGCGAGACCCGATGATTTTGTTGGTTGGTTGGCCTTCCGCGTCGAGTTCCCAGTGCTGGCTTGGATATTCGTAGGGTGAATTAAGAATGGGTCGATCAAAAAAAGCCTCGCTCATTCCGCCCCCTGGACTCTTACTGAACACACTTTGAACGGTAGGATGATGACAGCCGCAGGCGATGGCGACAAGCCAACCCTAAAATTATCGCTAACCGTCGTGACCGGGTATGGTGGGCAGTACGCATTGGAAAGAGGCGGAGATTTCGCCATCGGGACCATCCCCGCCGTCCTCACCCAGCTTAAACGCCAGTCGGCGGGGGGGCAATTTGCCTGCCCTGGCGGATGGGGGAAAGCCCCATCGATGGCCTCTTGAGGATGATCTACAGGAGTTCAAAGGGAAACCCGGGGCGCCCTGGTTCCTTGCTATCAGTCTTTTAGAAGCGGATGCGGGGACCGGATTTCACCCGCGCCACTCTAACCGCCCCTGCCCCGATTACGCGTCTTCGGGGATCGGGGCGGTTTCGTCGGGCTGGTCCGCGGTCTCGCGGGGCTGACGCTCCAGGATGGACACGAAGAAGCCATCGGTGCCGTGGCTGGCCGGGGTCAGGCGCAACCACGAGACATCGGCCGCTCCCGGATAGGGGGCGGGGCTGACCTTGGCCCAGGTCTCGGCCACCGGCAGGGCGCGGTAATCATCACGACGCTCGAGGAAGGCGGCGATCTGGGCCTCGTTCTCGGCGGGCAGCAGCGAGCAGGTGGCATAGACCAGCCGGCCGCCCGGCTTGACCAGGGCGGCGGCGCGGTCGAGCAGGGCGCTTTGCTCGGCGTTCAGCGCGCTGATGGTGTCGGGGGTCAGCTTCCAGCGGGCGTCGGGATTGCGCCGCCAGGTGCCGGTTCCCGAACAGGGGGCGTCGACCAGCACCACGTCGAAGCTGGCCTTGCGCCGCTTCAGCCATTTACGGGTTTCGGGATCAAGCACCTTGCGGGTGACGTTATGCACCCCGGCGCGTTGCAGGCGGGTCTGGGCGCGGGCGAGGCGGCCCTCGCTGATATCGGTGGCGACCAGCGTGCCCTTGTTTTCCATGCCCGCCGCCAGGGCCAGCGTCTTGCCGCCGGCGCCCGCGCAGAGATCAAGCACGCTCATGCCCGGAGCGACGGCGCAGAGCAGGGCGACCATCTGGCTGCCCTCGTCTTGCACCTCGACCAATCCGTCGCAGAACGGCGCGGTAATCGCCACGTTGGGGCGGCCCTCGGCGCGCAGGGCGCAAGGCGACAGCGCGCCCGGGCGGGTGTCCACCTGCTCGCGGGCCAGGGCCAAACGGGCCGACTCCCGGTCGGATTTCAGGGCGTTGACCCGCAGATCAAGGGGCGCTTCGGCCTGCAGGGCGCGCAGTTCGTCTTCCAGGCGCTCGCCAAACAGCGGTTCGAGCAGCGGCGGCAGCCAGTCGGGAACCTCCAGCCGGACATCGGCGGGCATCTCGCGGAATTCTAAGGGCTTGCCGGCCAGCCCGTCGACCAGACGCTCCTCGGCGTCGGTCAGCGGCTGCGGGGCGTGCTGGGCGCGGGTGATGAACAGCATGCGCACGTCTTCGGCCGACTGGCGTTCGACGACCAGCAGATGGGCGATGACCAGGGCGCGGGCCTTGGGCGTGCCGCCGAAGCGGTCGATCAGCCACGATAGCCGGGCGCGGTGGCGCAGCGTGCTCCAGGCCAGGGCGGTGACGGCGCGGCGATCCTTCGATCCCATGAACCTGCGGGCGCGGACGAAGGCGCTGGCGATGCCATCGGCGGGGCGGTTGGTGGCGTCGATATCCACCAGAAGGTCAATGGCGCATTGAACGCGGGCGGCGGGAGTCACGGAAGAACGCCTCGTTGCTCGGAGGGAAAGGGCGATCGCGAATCGATCGTCAGGAGCGGCGAAATCACGGAAAAACCGAAGGTCATTTTTCCGTTCGCCGCCCCCGGAGCGTTGTCGAGGGCGTTTCTGACCGGAGAATGGGGCGGTTTTTTGGGGGAGCGGTCGGTGCTCCCCCAAATCATAGGCCTATTCTACATGCCGCCGCGATAATTCGGCGCTTCCTTGGTGATGGTCACGTCGTGGACGTGGCTTTCGCGCCAGCCCGAGGCGGTGATGCGGCGGAAGCGGGCGTTCTTCTGCATCTCGGGGATGGTCTGATTGCCCGTATAGCCCATCGCCGCCTTCAGCCCGCCGATCAACTGATGGATCACCGTGCCCGCCGCTCCCTTATAGGGCACCTGACCTTCGATGCCTTCGGGAACCAGCTTCAGGCTGTTGGTCACTTCTTCCTGGAAATAGCGGTCGGCCGAGCCGCGCGCCATGGCGCCCAGCGAGCCCATGCCGCGATAGGCCTTGTAGCTGCGGCCCTGATACAAGAACACCTCGCCCGGGGCTTCGCTGGTGCCGGCGAGCAGGCTGCCGACCATGACGGTTTCGGCGCCGCCGGCGATCGCCTTGGCCAGATCGCCCGAATATTTGATGCCGCCATCGGCGATGATCGGAACGCCGGTGTGGCGCACGGCCTCGGCGACCTCGGTGATGGCGCTGAACTGGGGCACGCCGACGCCGGCGACGATGCGGGTGGTGCAGATCGAGCCCGGGCCGATGCCGATCTTCACGGCGTCGGCGCCGGCGTCGATCAGCGCCTTGGCGCCGTCGGGGGTGGCGACATTGCCGGCGATCACCTGGGTGTAATTGCTGATCTTCTTGACCGCGGTCACCGCATCGAGAACGCCGCGCGAATGGCCGTGGGCGGTATCGACCACCACCACGTCGACCCCGGCATCAAGCAGGGCCTCGGCGCGGGCCAGACCGTCGGCGCCCACCCCGGTGGCGGCGGCGACGCGCAGGCGGCCCTTTTCGTCCTTGCAGGCGTTGGGGTAGGTCTGGGCCTTTTCCATGTCCTTGACGGTGATCAGGCCGATGCAGCGATAGCTTTCGTCGACGACGATCAGCTTCTCGATGCGGTTGGTATGGAGCAGGCGGCGGGCCTCGCCCTGGCTGACGCCCTCGCCAACGGTGATCAGATTGTCGCGCGTCATGAAGTCGCTGACCGGCTTGGCGGTGTTTTCGGCGAAGCGCACATCGCGGTTGGTCAGGATGCCCACCAGCTTGCCCGAGCCGTTCTCGGTGACGGGAATGCCGCTGATCTTGTGGTGGGCCATCAGATCAAGGGCGGTGGACAGCGAGGCGTCGGGATTGATGGTCACCGGATTGACCACCATGCCCGACTCGAAGCGCTTGACCTTGCGGACCTCTTCGGCCTGGGCGGCGATGGTCATGTTCTTGTGGATGACGCCGATGCCGCCGGACTGGGCCATGAGGATCGCCATCTGGCTTTCGGTGACCGTGTCCATGGCCGAGCTGATCAACGGAATTCCCAGGGTGATCGTACGGGTCAGACGGGTGCGGGTATCGGCCTGGGCGGGCAACACGGAGGATGCGGCGGGCACGAGAAGCACGTCGTCGAAAGTCAAAGCCTCGGGGAATTCCATGGGAGAGCGCTCCTCATATGCGTTGGGAGCGCGGTATCATACACACAACATGAGGGCCGGCAAGAAGAGTCCCAAGACAATTGCGCGAAAGCCCCGGCGGGCCACCGGTTCCGGCAGCCCCCGGTTTTACCCGGCCCCCGCCGGTCTCGCGCCTTGCCCCCGGGCCTTACGACTCGTCGCGGCCGGTGTCCTCGCCGCCGGAAAGGCCGCGAAAGCCCTGGGCGATCACATAGACCTCGGGGGAGCCCTGGCGGCTGGCCGGCGGCTTGGCGTGGCGAATCACCTCGCACATCTTCTTCATGCGGGTGAGTAGGGCGCCTTCGGTTCCGCCCTGGAACACCTTGCAGACGAAGGCGCCGCCCGGGGCGAGAACCTCTTCGGCGAAATACCACGCCGCCTCGGCCAAGCCCATGACCCGCAGGTGGTCGGTTTGGCGGTGGCCGGTGGTCGGGGCGGCCATGTCCGACAGCACCAGATCGACCGCGCCGTCCATGGCGCCCTTGAGCATCAGGGGGGCGGCGTCATCCATGAAATCATGGGTCAGGCAGGTGGCCCCGGCCACGCCCTCCCATTCAAGGATATCCATGCCAACGACTTTTCCGCCATTGGGGTGGAGCGAGCGGGTGCGTTCAACGGCGATCTGCGTCCAGCCGCCCGGCGCCGCGCCAAGATCGACGACGCGCATGCCGGGCTTGAGTAGGGTGAAGCGCTCGTCAAGCTCGATCAGCTTGAAAGCGGCGCGCGAGCGCAATCCCTGGCGCTTGGCTTCAAGCACATAGGGGTCGTTCAACTGGCGCTGCAGCCAGCGGGTCGACGAGGCCTTGCGGCCCTTGGCGGTGCGGACGCGAACGAACAGGTCACGCGATCCGGTGGGGGCCGAGCCGCGAACGCGGGAACTGGCTTCGGATTTGGATCCTTTGGACCCGCCCCCCGACTTGGGGCCTTCGGCGGAACTCATGGGGTGACTCCAGACTCGGGGGAAGGGGGCGGCTGCGGCAGGTCGTCGGCCAGCGGCGGCAGGATTTTATCATCGGCCAGCGGCGGATCGTCGCTATCGCGGACCTCGGTGAAATCACCGGGGCCCCGCGCGCCCATCAGGGTCATCAGCAGCCCCTCGCGGATGCCGCGATCGGCGACCCGCACGCGCGGAACCGGCCAAGTGGACAAGATGGCCTCCAGGATGGCGCAGCCCGCCAGAACAAGATCGGCGCGGTCGCGGCCGATACAAGGGTGGGCGGCCCGCGCCTGCGGGGTCATATCCAGCAGGCGGGCGCCCACTTCCTTGACGGCGTGGATCGGCAGGGTCAAGCCGTCGACCCGGGCCCGGTCATAGCGGGTCAGCCCAAGGGCGACGGCGCCGACGGTGGTGACGGTGCCGCTGGTGCCAAGCAACGACAGATCGCCGCGCGCCGCCCGGTCGGAGATGCCATGGGTGATATCGAAGGGGCGCAGGCGTTCGCGGACATGGGTGACGATATCGGCATGCAGGCGGGCCGACAGATGGCCGCCGCCCACCGCCTCGGCCATGGTGACGACGCCGAGCGGCAGGCTTTCCATCGCCCGCACCGCCCCGGGCATCGGCCCGGCCGGCGTATTCTCGACCTCGACCAGGGTCAGTTCGGTACTGCCGCCGCCGATATCGAACAACAGGGTCGGCACCCCGCGCGACTCAAGCAGCGGCGCGCAGCCGGCCAGGGCGAGGCGGGCCTCCTCGTCGGCGCTGATCACTTCGACCGCCAGACCGGTTTCGGCGCGCACCCGCTCAAGGAAAGGCGTGGTATCGCGGGCAAGGCGGCACGCCGCCGTGGCCACGCAGCGCGACAGGCTGACGCCGTGGCGTTCCATGCGGCTCGCGCAAACCGTCAGGGCGGCCAGGGTGCGGTCGATGGCGGCCGGGGCGAAGCGCCCGCGCGCGCCCAATCCTTCGCCCAGGCGGGTGATCCTTGAAAAGGAATCGATCACCTTGAACCCGTCGCGCTGGCGGCGGGCGATCAAGAGCCGGCAGTTGTTGGTGCCAAGGTCGAGCGCCCCATAGGTCCGGCCATCCTCGGCCTCCCGCGTCGGCAGGCCAAAGGGGGCGGACAGCGCGTTACCGCCGCCACCATCCGAGGCCTTGTCGCGCATCTCTTCAGGGAACCCGATGATCTGGGTCACTCCGGCTCCTTGGGGTGGGGCTAAAGGGGCGGAGGCTTCTGGTGGGCGGGGACAAAACCCCGCCGCATGAAAGGAACTCGCCCGGCTCGCTGGACTCTCAGTTTAGGCGACCCGATCACGCTCGGCAAAGCCCCTTTGGATAATTGTCTTAACTGGTGTTCAGGAAATGGAAAAAGAGCGCATTTTTCAGTAGCCAGTCCGAAAGACCCGTGGTAGATACAGCGCCCTCGCGGACATATTGCGCCGCGCATCCCTGGTGGGGGATAGGTTAACGGTAGACCCACGGACTCTGACTCCGTTAGTCCTGGTTCGAATCCAGGTCCCCCAGCCAGCCTTTCAAAGGAGTTGTCAGGCATCGCTCTGACAACTCCTTTGATTATGCGGCCCTTCCCAAGCGTTCACTCCGTTTCTGTGCCGGCCCGGGGGGTAAATTGACCCCGCCGGCGCCCTGCGGCTTATCGTGGGTTTTCAACCCGCATCCCGCTGTCGGCCCTGGCCGAGGCCATCGCCATCCGCCGCGCCCTGGAAGAGGCCCCCCCGTGCGCTATGCCGCGGCGCGGGCGACGGGCGGCCGGATCGCTCCAACGAAAACGCCCCCGCTCGCGGATCGGCGAACGGGGGCGTTTTTTAGTCAGTCTTGGCGGAAGACCTTAATTGCGGTCTTTCAGCAGCTCGTCGACATTGGCCGTGGTCACCACGGTCCAGGGGATGTCATAGCGCTTGGACTGGCCATCGGCCCAGGCGAGGTCGGCCTTGTACTGTTCCCAGATCGGCGACATCGGCTTGTAGTCGGGGCCCTTCACGGCGCGCAGGGCGACGTCGATGCTGCCCTGGATCTGGCCACGGGCGTCCTGAAGGATCGAGGTCATCTCGCCGGCCTTGACCGCGTGCAGGGCATCGGTCACGCCGTCGATGCCGGCGATGGCGAAATCCTTGACGTTGAGGTCGGCGGCCTTGATCGCCTCGATGGCGCCGAGCGCCATTTCATCGTTCTGGCCGATGACGCCGTTGATCTTGCCCGGGTGCTTGCTCAGCCAGTTCTGCATCAGATCAAGGGCCTCGGCGCGCGACCAATTGGCGGTCTTGCGCTCGAGCACCTTCACCGCGCCGGCCGGGCATTCGGCCAGGGCCTTTTCGTTGCCCTGACCACGCTGGATCTCGCCCGAGCCGCCCTTCGGCCCCTCGATGATCACGACGTTGCCCTTGCAGCCAAGCTTGGTCAGCACGTCCTTGGCTTCCAGATAGCCGCCGAGCACGTCGTCGGAGACCACTTCGGCGGTCATCTCGTCGGTGTTGAGGCGGGCGTTGGTCACCACCACCGGGATCCCGGCCATCTTGGCGTTGGTGGCGATATCGATGTTGGCTTCATAGTCCATCGGGTTGACGACGATGGCGTCCTGCTTGGTGTTGATCGCCATCTGCGCCTGATCGTTCTGGACGGCGGCGTCATAGCGTCCGTCATAGAACGTCACCTCGGCGATCCCGGCCTTCACGGCGGGATGCTCCTTGCCATAGCGCTCCATCAACTGGACGAATTCGGCCTTATTGCCATACATCAGCACGGCGATGCGCGCCTTGGGGGCGTCGGCGGCCATCGCGGCCGAGGCCGAGAGCAGGGCGGCGGCGGCGCAGGCGGTAAGAAGAAGCTTCTTCATGGACCAATCCTCGTTATCGGTTTTGGTGATAGGCGTCACGGGAAGGACGGCCGGTTTCAACCAGCCTGTTTTCTTGAGGGGTCGAGGATCACGGCGACAACGATCAGTCCGCCTTTGATGATGAGCTGGTAGAAGCTCTGGACCCCCAGGATATCGAGGCCGTTGTTCATCACGCCGATGATCAGGGCCCCGAAAAACGTACCCGTCAGCCGGCCGACGCCGCCGGCCAGGCTGGCGCCGCCGATGACCACGGCGGCGATGGCGTCAAGTTCATAGGAACTGCCGGCGCTGGTCTGGGCCGACCCGGTCTTGGCGGTCAGGATCACCCCGGCCACGCCGGCCAGGAAGCCGGCGACCACATAGACCCAGATGAGGATCGCC
The DNA window shown above is from Rhodospirillum rubrum ATCC 11170 and carries:
- the guaB gene encoding IMP dehydrogenase gives rise to the protein MEFPEALTFDDVLLVPAASSVLPAQADTRTRLTRTITLGIPLISSAMDTVTESQMAILMAQSGGIGVIHKNMTIAAQAEEVRKVKRFESGMVVNPVTINPDASLSTALDLMAHHKISGIPVTENGSGKLVGILTNRDVRFAENTAKPVSDFMTRDNLITVGEGVSQGEARRLLHTNRIEKLIVVDESYRCIGLITVKDMEKAQTYPNACKDEKGRLRVAAATGVGADGLARAEALLDAGVDVVVVDTAHGHSRGVLDAVTAVKKISNYTQVIAGNVATPDGAKALIDAGADAVKIGIGPGSICTTRIVAGVGVPQFSAITEVAEAVRHTGVPIIADGGIKYSGDLAKAIAGGAETVMVGSLLAGTSEAPGEVFLYQGRSYKAYRGMGSLGAMARGSADRYFQEEVTNSLKLVPEGIEGQVPYKGAAGTVIHQLIGGLKAAMGYTGNQTIPEMQKNARFRRITASGWRESHVHDVTITKEAPNYRGGM
- a CDS encoding Ppx/GppA phosphatase family protein, encoding MTQIIGFPEEMRDKASDGGGGNALSAPFGLPTREAEDGRTYGALDLGTNNCRLLIARRQRDGFKVIDSFSRITRLGEGLGARGRFAPAAIDRTLAALTVCASRMERHGVSLSRCVATAACRLARDTTPFLERVRAETGLAVEVISADEEARLALAGCAPLLESRGVPTLLFDIGGGSTELTLVEVENTPAGPMPGAVRAMESLPLGVVTMAEAVGGGHLSARLHADIVTHVRERLRPFDITHGISDRAARGDLSLLGTSGTVTTVGAVALGLTRYDRARVDGLTLPIHAVKEVGARLLDMTPQARAAHPCIGRDRADLVLAGCAILEAILSTWPVPRVRVADRGIREGLLMTLMGARGPGDFTEVRDSDDPPLADDKILPPLADDLPQPPPSPESGVTP
- a CDS encoding RsmB/NOP family class I SAM-dependent RNA methyltransferase; amino-acid sequence: MTPAARVQCAIDLLVDIDATNRPADGIASAFVRARRFMGSKDRRAVTALAWSTLRHRARLSWLIDRFGGTPKARALVIAHLLVVERQSAEDVRMLFITRAQHAPQPLTDAEERLVDGLAGKPLEFREMPADVRLEVPDWLPPLLEPLFGERLEDELRALQAEAPLDLRVNALKSDRESARLALAREQVDTRPGALSPCALRAEGRPNVAITAPFCDGLVEVQDEGSQMVALLCAVAPGMSVLDLCAGAGGKTLALAAGMENKGTLVATDISEGRLARAQTRLQRAGVHNVTRKVLDPETRKWLKRRKASFDVVLVDAPCSGTGTWRRNPDARWKLTPDTISALNAEQSALLDRAAALVKPGGRLVYATCSLLPAENEAQIAAFLERRDDYRALPVAETWAKVSPAPYPGAADVSWLRLTPASHGTDGFFVSILERQPRETADQPDETAPIPEDA
- a CDS encoding substrate-binding domain-containing protein, giving the protein MKKLLLTACAAAALLSASAAMAADAPKARIAVLMYGNKAEFVQLMERYGKEHPAVKAGIAEVTFYDGRYDAAVQNDQAQMAINTKQDAIVVNPMDYEANIDIATNAKMAGIPVVVTNARLNTDEMTAEVVSDDVLGGYLEAKDVLTKLGCKGNVVIIEGPKGGSGEIQRGQGNEKALAECPAGAVKVLERKTANWSRAEALDLMQNWLSKHPGKINGVIGQNDEMALGAIEAIKAADLNVKDFAIAGIDGVTDALHAVKAGEMTSILQDARGQIQGSIDVALRAVKGPDYKPMSPIWEQYKADLAWADGQSKRYDIPWTVVTTANVDELLKDRN
- a CDS encoding BPTD_3080 family restriction endonuclease, with the translated sequence MSEAFFDRPILNSPYEYPSQHWELDAEGQPTNKIIGSRRRSDLITPVPKPKKRKKPKTPKEQSGFVFDSGDGLSTAEQEYNPTPIINEIRQHVGSWRSLPNPSDWLVTPETARLLQHWRHHTFHGVRPFFCQVEAVETAIWLTEVAPKLGKKGERFWDHIKGANEQANPELLRLALKLATGAGKTTVMAMLIAWQTVNAVRHPNSKTFSRGFLLVAPGITIRDRLRVLLPNDPESYYRNRELVPADMLADTERAKIVITNYHAFKLRERLEISKVGRALLRGRGPELNTLETEGQMIQRVMPDLMGLKNIVVLNDEAHHCYREKPQNDDLDDLKGEDKEEAKKNNEAARMWISGLEMVKRTLGLRAIFDLSATPFFLRGSGYAEGTLFPWTVSDFSLMDAIECGIVKLPRVPVAQNAPGDTLVFRNLWDHIGKKMPKAGRSGGKFLDPLSLPAELQTALYALYGHYEKTYDLWQQERVEVPPVFIVVCNNTSTSKLVYDFISGFYRPGGQEGASFLENGRLALFRNYDDHGNHLPTPRTLLIDSEQLESGDALDKEFRASAADEIERFRRDIRQRTGDIKRAENITDQDLLREVMNTVGKKGKLGEQVRCVVSVSMLTEGWDTNTVTHVLGVRAFGTQLLCEQVIGRALRRQNYELNEETGLFNVEYADVLGVPFDFNAKPVVAPPVKPRETVRVQAVRPDRDALEITFPRVEGYRVELPDERLVATFTQDSVLDLTPDLVGPSITTNQGIIGQDVDLTIGHLNNMRQSTILFHLTKHLLYSKFRDPGDEPKLHLFGELKRITRQWLDDGYLRCSGGTFPAQLVYQGIADMAAERIKAAITLSLVGYHPVKAILDAYNPTGTTATVNFTTSKPLRWKTDAGRCPINWIVCDSDWEAEFCRVAERHPLVRAYVKNHGLGFEVPYLFGSIPRRYLPDFIVQVNDGRTDPLNLIVEIKGFRGEDAKDKANTMHAYWVPGVNNLGKFGRWAFAEFTAVYEIEAKFNELIASVVADQAA
- a CDS encoding RlmE family RNA methyltransferase, encoding MSSAEGPKSGGGSKGSKSEASSRVRGSAPTGSRDLFVRVRTAKGRKASSTRWLQRQLNDPYVLEAKRQGLRSRAAFKLIELDERFTLLKPGMRVVDLGAAPGGWTQIAVERTRSLHPNGGKVVGMDILEWEGVAGATCLTHDFMDDAAPLMLKGAMDGAVDLVLSDMAAPTTGHRQTDHLRVMGLAEAAWYFAEEVLAPGGAFVCKVFQGGTEGALLTRMKKMCEVIRHAKPPASRQGSPEVYVIAQGFRGLSGGEDTGRDES